Proteins encoded in a region of the Acidobacteriota bacterium genome:
- a CDS encoding exonuclease SbcCD subunit D: MTKFLHIADIHLGIRRYKSEERAQDFFHAWRDCIERYALAEQVSFVLIAGDFFDARKVEPQAMNQAMFCLTRLRDAGIPVVAIEGNHDSHEVGTNFSWLRSLSRWGYIKLLEPIYEDGSAQMQVWDERQGRGSFIDIGEARIFGSLWYGSTVTQSLTALVDLLRDHHDPRRFNVMMLHTDVEGHVNHPSPPLPVAKLNELKTYIDYLALGHTHKNFEIDGWAYNPGSLEACSVDEYANQRGAYLVEVEGKQHTARLLQDYHQRPVIRLSFDVDGKATPEEFHEALFTQLRQELTPHNSGEANLLPPVIELALRGQLGFKNSLLELNRIRDEIKKEFKPLLAMIRNQTVPVEYAVAAGLSENVSRGERERRVIEDLISRDARFRHQALDVANLILEAKRLALNNEKPASIVEMIETRLAEHQKPTSANPD, encoded by the coding sequence ATGACAAAGTTTTTGCATATCGCCGACATTCACCTGGGAATTCGCCGCTACAAATCGGAAGAACGGGCGCAGGATTTTTTTCACGCCTGGCGCGATTGTATTGAACGTTATGCGCTGGCCGAACAGGTGTCTTTCGTTCTGATTGCCGGAGATTTTTTCGACGCGCGCAAAGTCGAGCCGCAGGCGATGAACCAGGCAATGTTTTGTCTGACGCGATTGCGTGATGCCGGGATTCCGGTTGTCGCCATCGAAGGCAATCACGATTCACACGAAGTCGGAACGAATTTCAGTTGGCTGCGCAGTTTGTCGCGCTGGGGATACATCAAACTGCTGGAACCGATTTACGAAGACGGTTCGGCGCAAATGCAGGTTTGGGATGAACGTCAGGGGAGAGGCTCTTTCATTGACATTGGCGAGGCCAGGATTTTTGGTTCGCTCTGGTATGGGTCAACCGTTACTCAATCTTTGACCGCTTTGGTGGATCTGCTGCGCGATCATCACGATCCTCGACGGTTCAATGTAATGATGTTGCACACGGACGTGGAAGGGCACGTCAATCATCCCAGCCCGCCGCTGCCCGTCGCGAAATTGAACGAACTGAAGACCTACATTGATTATCTGGCGCTGGGCCACACGCACAAAAACTTCGAGATTGACGGTTGGGCTTACAACCCCGGTTCGCTGGAAGCGTGCAGCGTGGATGAATATGCCAACCAGCGCGGTGCGTATCTGGTCGAAGTCGAAGGCAAGCAGCACACCGCCAGGCTGCTTCAGGACTATCATCAGCGTCCTGTCATTCGGTTGAGTTTCGATGTTGACGGCAAGGCTACGCCGGAAGAATTTCACGAGGCATTGTTCACCCAACTCCGACAGGAATTAACTCCGCATAATTCCGGCGAAGCCAATTTACTGCCGCCTGTCATTGAACTGGCGTTACGCGGGCAACTGGGCTTCAAAAATTCCCTGCTGGAGCTGAACCGCATCCGCGATGAAATCAAAAAAGAATTCAAACCCTTGCTGGCGATGATTCGCAATCAGACGGTTCCTGTTGAATATGCCGTCGCCGCCGGATTGAGCGAAAATGTCTCGCGCGGTGAACGCGAACGCAGAGTGATCGAAGATTTGATTTCGCGCGATGCGCGGTTCCGCCATCAGGCGTTGGATGTGGCCAATTTGATTTTGGAGGCGAAGCGGCTGGCACTCAACAACGAAAAACCGGCCAGCATAGTAGAAATGATTGAAACCAGGCTGGCCGAACACCAGAAACCGACTTCGGCGAATCCAGACTGA
- a CDS encoding glycosyltransferase — METGFIVLSLILFLQSLLSFGAALRFARYALRYHRPRSNRYQPKAVVIVPCKGLEHDFEENIRALFAQEYRDYEIVFVTETENDPAYSVLSRLIKSYSRRPAWLVVAGEAKARGQKVHNLLAAVEMLNSIDRRAEVLVFADSDARTSRHWLSELVAPLGDKRIGATTGFRWYLPAKAAGSNLASLLLSVWNSSALSLLGERSSFAWGGSTAIRRENFDRLRIKQTWQGALSDDYALSAAIHQSGQRIKFIPPCLVASFADTSFANLLEFSTRQMRITHVYSPKVWQVAAISHCLYNLTFWGGMIWLVVGSFFGKLSFTLAALLTGIFLLGATTGWIRAVVASQLLATTMPGIQKDWQRSRQKNWQKDWQKSLQKNWWAYVLLGPAISALYLYNVFASAWNRRIVWRGIGYEMTSPTETTILHRPKIRSFQDPSATTPRRRKASVPSSSTKP; from the coding sequence ATGGAAACGGGTTTTATTGTTTTAAGCCTCATACTTTTTCTACAAAGCCTGCTGTCATTTGGTGCGGCATTGCGTTTTGCCCGTTACGCATTGCGGTATCACCGCCCACGTTCGAACCGTTACCAACCCAAAGCCGTTGTGATTGTTCCCTGCAAAGGATTGGAACACGATTTTGAAGAGAACATTCGCGCGCTTTTTGCTCAGGAATACCGCGATTACGAAATCGTCTTTGTCACGGAAACTGAAAACGATCCGGCCTATAGCGTGCTTTCGCGCCTGATTAAAAGCTACAGCCGCCGCCCGGCATGGCTGGTCGTCGCTGGAGAAGCCAAAGCGCGCGGCCAGAAAGTTCACAACCTGTTAGCGGCAGTGGAGATGCTCAATTCGATTGATCGTCGTGCAGAGGTTTTAGTATTCGCCGATTCTGACGCACGCACAAGCCGACATTGGCTGTCGGAACTTGTTGCACCGCTTGGCGATAAACGAATTGGAGCGACAACCGGTTTTCGCTGGTATCTGCCCGCAAAAGCGGCTGGCTCCAATTTGGCGTCGCTGTTGCTGTCGGTTTGGAATTCCAGTGCGTTGTCCTTGCTGGGCGAGCGTTCGTCGTTTGCCTGGGGCGGCTCAACCGCTATTCGCCGTGAAAACTTTGATCGGTTGCGAATCAAACAAACCTGGCAAGGAGCGCTTAGCGATGATTACGCGCTGAGCGCAGCAATTCATCAGTCCGGACAACGCATTAAATTCATACCGCCTTGTCTGGTTGCGTCTTTTGCTGACACGTCGTTCGCCAATTTGCTGGAATTCAGCACTCGCCAAATGCGTATCACGCATGTTTATTCGCCCAAAGTTTGGCAGGTCGCTGCGATTTCGCATTGCCTGTACAACCTGACGTTTTGGGGCGGAATGATCTGGTTGGTCGTGGGTTCGTTTTTCGGCAAACTGAGCTTCACGTTGGCGGCCTTGCTGACGGGCATTTTTCTGCTGGGAGCAACGACAGGATGGATTCGAGCCGTGGTTGCATCACAGTTGCTGGCAACCACCATGCCCGGCATTCAAAAAGACTGGCAACGAAGCCGCCAGAAGAACTGGCAAAAAGATTGGCAGAAAAGTTTGCAGAAAAACTGGTGGGCTTATGTGCTGCTGGGGCCTGCGATTTCGGCTCTATATCTTTACAATGTCTTCGCGTCTGCCTGGAACAGACGAATTGTCTGGCGCGGCATTGGCTACGAAATGACTTCACCAACGGAAACAACGATTTTGCACCGGCCCAAAATTCGTTCATTCCAAGATCCGTCAGCAACGACTCCTCGGAGGCGAAAAGCTTCCGTTCCTTCTTCCTCAACCAAGCCATAA
- the groES gene encoding co-chaperone GroES, translating to MATSIRPLNDRIIVRRVEDQEQMRGGLYIPDTAKEKPQEGEVIAVGNGKLLDNGTRIAIDIKAGDKVLFGKYAGTEIKLDGNEYLILREDDVLGVIEGAAKGKGAK from the coding sequence ATGGCAACATCAATTCGTCCGCTCAACGACCGTATCATCGTGCGCCGTGTGGAGGATCAGGAACAGATGCGCGGAGGTCTGTACATCCCGGATACGGCAAAAGAGAAACCACAGGAAGGCGAAGTTATCGCTGTCGGCAATGGCAAATTGCTGGACAACGGAACCCGCATCGCGATTGACATCAAGGCCGGCGACAAAGTTCTGTTCGGCAAATATGCTGGCACGGAAATCAAACTGGACGGCAATGAGTATCTGATTTTGCGTGAAGATGATGTTCTAGGTGTCATCGAAGGCGCAGCCAAAGGCAAAGGCGCCAAATAA
- the groL gene encoding chaperonin GroEL (60 kDa chaperone family; promotes refolding of misfolded polypeptides especially under stressful conditions; forms two stacked rings of heptamers to form a barrel-shaped 14mer; ends can be capped by GroES; misfolded proteins enter the barrel where they are refolded when GroES binds): MAKQVIHGENSRQAILRGVNQLADAVAITLGPKGRNVVIDKKFGSPTITKDGVTVAKEIELKEPLENMGAQMVREVASKTSDVAGDGTTTATVLARAIFKEGVKTVAAGANPMALKRGIEKAVEVAVDAIKNMAKKVSEDSIAQVGTISANGDQTIGGIIAEAMKKVGKDGVITVEESRSLETLLEVVEGMQFDRGYLSPYFVTDPERMEASLENAMILLNEKKISSMKDLLPLLEQVAKMGKPLLIVAEDVEGEALATLVVNKLRGTLNVCAVKAPGFGDRRKAMLEDIAILTGGKVISEDLGIKLENVKLEDLGRAKKVTIDKDNTTIVEGAGKTGDISGRVATIRRQVEETTSDYDREKLQERLAKLVGGVAVIKVGAATETELKEKKARVEDAMHATRAAVEEGIVPGGGVTLVRAAKALDSLKLDDEDEQIGVNIVKRALEEPLRKIAENAGREGAVIVERVKSEKGANFGFNAATEVFEDLVKAGVIDPAKVARTALQNASSIAALMLTTEALISEIPEEKKAPMMPPGGGMDGGF, from the coding sequence ATGGCAAAGCAAGTGATTCACGGAGAGAATTCCCGTCAAGCGATTTTACGCGGTGTCAACCAACTCGCTGACGCGGTCGCAATTACCCTTGGCCCCAAAGGCCGCAATGTGGTCATTGACAAGAAATTCGGCTCACCGACCATCACCAAGGACGGCGTCACTGTCGCCAAGGAAATCGAATTGAAAGAGCCGTTGGAAAACATGGGCGCGCAGATGGTGCGCGAAGTCGCGTCGAAGACTTCGGACGTTGCCGGTGATGGAACCACCACCGCAACGGTTCTGGCTCGGGCGATTTTCAAAGAAGGCGTCAAAACCGTTGCTGCCGGTGCAAACCCGATGGCGCTCAAACGCGGTATCGAAAAGGCCGTTGAAGTCGCGGTTGATGCGATCAAGAACATGGCCAAGAAAGTTAGCGAAGATTCCATCGCGCAGGTCGGCACGATTTCCGCCAACGGCGACCAGACCATCGGCGGCATCATTGCCGAAGCGATGAAAAAGGTGGGCAAAGACGGCGTTATCACCGTCGAAGAATCCCGCTCGCTGGAAACGCTGCTCGAAGTCGTCGAAGGGATGCAATTTGATCGCGGCTACCTGTCACCGTACTTCGTGACCGATCCGGAACGTATGGAAGCGTCGCTGGAAAACGCGATGATCCTGCTCAACGAAAAGAAGATCAGCTCGATGAAAGACCTGCTGCCGCTGCTGGAGCAAGTCGCCAAGATGGGTAAACCCTTGCTGATCGTCGCGGAAGATGTTGAAGGCGAAGCGCTAGCGACTTTGGTCGTTAACAAACTGCGCGGCACTTTGAACGTTTGTGCCGTCAAAGCTCCTGGCTTTGGCGATCGCCGCAAAGCCATGCTGGAAGACATTGCCATTCTGACCGGCGGCAAAGTCATCAGTGAAGATCTGGGAATCAAGCTGGAGAACGTCAAACTGGAAGACCTTGGCCGCGCCAAGAAGGTCACTATTGATAAAGACAACACCACCATCGTCGAAGGCGCTGGCAAAACCGGTGATATTTCCGGTCGTGTTGCCACCATCCGTCGCCAGGTTGAAGAAACCACTTCCGATTATGACCGTGAAAAACTGCAAGAGCGTCTGGCCAAATTGGTTGGCGGCGTTGCGGTGATCAAAGTCGGTGCGGCGACTGAAACCGAGCTGAAAGAAAAGAAAGCTCGCGTGGAGGACGCAATGCACGCCACGCGCGCGGCGGTTGAAGAAGGCATTGTTCCGGGCGGCGGCGTGACTCTGGTTCGCGCAGCAAAAGCCCTGGACAGCCTGAAACTCGACGACGAAGACGAGCAGATCGGTGTCAACATCGTCAAACGCGCACTGGAAGAGCCACTTCGCAAGATCGCCGAAAACGCCGGTCGCGAAGGCGCGGTGATTGTCGAGCGCGTCAAGAGCGAAAAGGGCGCGAATTTTGGCTTCAACGCTGCGACTGAAGTCTTTGAAGATTTGGTCAAAGCAGGCGTCATTGATCCGGCGAAAGTTGCTCGTACAGCGCTGCAAAACGCTTCTTCCATCGCAGCCTTGATGCTGACGACCGAAGCTCTGATCTCGGAAATTCCCGAAGAGAAGAAAGCTCCGATGATGCCTCCGGGCGGCGGAATGGACGGCGGGTTCTAA
- a CDS encoding geranylgeranyl reductase family protein: MRVAVVGAGPAGSHLAYQLSNFGMDVLLFDARPAWEKPCGGGVTSKALREFPFLLNGESPKQMISSLRLISAAGRELSVKPSHEFAIYSRRELAEMMRQRAVAAGAELRVARVEKNDFSNGRWRLETSAGEFTADFLVGADGASSVIRRRVGVKFEAKDFAYALGWNVKSAQPPTRVDVKYLEDASGYLWLFPRHDHISYGIASGYQEVTPARLKEKLLGYIEFEDPQAAREIRSATGNKTVNTNFYAAILPALDVKTWDGLRTCDVQQAWALIGDAAGFVDPLTGEGIYYAIKSADLLAEAMKSRVADFDPMWRSEFGAELRRASELSDRFYYGNFAGARLTERMVQFAKRHRGIREVLRDLVAGDQGYVDLKPRLMKSLATIF; encoded by the coding sequence ATGCGAGTGGCAGTTGTCGGCGCAGGCCCCGCCGGTTCTCATCTGGCTTATCAACTCAGCAATTTTGGAATGGACGTTTTGCTGTTCGATGCGCGTCCGGCGTGGGAAAAACCATGCGGCGGCGGCGTCACGTCAAAAGCGTTGCGCGAATTTCCGTTTTTGCTCAATGGCGAGTCTCCGAAACAAATGATTTCGAGCCTTCGGCTGATTTCCGCCGCAGGGCGGGAGTTAAGCGTCAAACCCAGTCACGAATTCGCCATTTACTCTCGCAGGGAGCTTGCGGAGATGATGCGGCAGCGCGCCGTTGCAGCAGGCGCGGAACTTCGCGTGGCGCGCGTCGAAAAAAACGATTTCAGCAACGGGCGCTGGCGGCTGGAAACTTCTGCGGGCGAATTCACTGCGGACTTTCTGGTCGGAGCCGATGGCGCGAGCAGCGTCATCCGTCGAAGAGTCGGCGTAAAGTTTGAGGCGAAAGACTTCGCGTACGCGCTGGGTTGGAATGTGAAATCGGCTCAACCGCCAACGCGCGTGGATGTGAAATACCTGGAAGATGCCAGTGGCTATTTGTGGCTGTTTCCGCGCCACGATCACATTTCCTATGGCATCGCCAGCGGCTATCAGGAAGTAACGCCCGCTCGGTTAAAGGAAAAATTGCTGGGGTACATCGAATTCGAAGATCCGCAAGCCGCGCGCGAAATCCGCAGCGCAACTGGAAACAAGACTGTCAACACGAACTTTTATGCGGCGATTTTGCCTGCGTTGGATGTGAAAACCTGGGACGGGTTGCGGACGTGCGACGTTCAACAGGCCTGGGCGCTGATTGGCGATGCCGCCGGGTTTGTGGACCCGCTGACCGGCGAAGGCATTTATTACGCGATCAAATCGGCCGATTTGTTGGCGGAAGCGATGAAATCGCGTGTGGCGGATTTCGATCCGATGTGGCGATCGGAGTTCGGAGCTGAACTCCGTCGCGCTTCGGAGCTTTCGGATCGGTTTTATTACGGTAACTTTGCCGGCGCGCGATTGACCGAGCGTATGGTGCAATTCGCCAAACGGCATCGCGGAATCCGCGAAGTGCTACGCGATCTGGTGGCTGGCGATCAGGGCTACGTTGACCTGAAACCGAGACTTATGAAAAGTCTCGCCACCATTTTTTGA
- a CDS encoding putative Ig domain-containing protein, with protein sequence MKLNRSIEKVSLIALSAAFIVAVACFIAGVSPIQIPAATAAPVVACPPSSIDGVIGSGSTDWPFVTGNQTSRLFRNAVESSCGTQKPTPTLTDVGTQFKFDAFSFSNTTALPICVTVITTPTANGQLFAAAYDGSFNPNNVQANYLGDAGDSDGTHAFSFVVPGNHNFVIVQSRVNTAANPPSLAYSFKVLGVPTCNSCPPQIISGTIGSGSAQWPATIDTQTGRLFRDAVASVCSPAKPVPSVTDASTQFTYDAYTFLNTSVSTVCVTVNTTAGAPNQILTAAYLDRYNRLDVQENYLGDAGNSDQLRSFSFNVPGKRSFTIVQSRVNTAANPTSLDYFFSVSGLTGCTACPVIDISPNAIPNARMGQSYSQQLTRTGGAASGTWSIVKGSLPSGLTLNPSTGLLSGTPTVSGNFNFSARFTDSNGCLGEIRYFLQVVVCPTIDLTPSTLSSATVGVPYSQQLGTTAGTPTFTFSLFAGSLPPGLTLSSSGLISGTLTSASSTNFTVRVTDAFGCIGNRTYTIIGCNVVTVNPATAANGFAGQSYTQNFSQSGGAGTITWSVSAGALPPGLTQNTGTGAITGTPTVVGTFDFTARATSFNGCFGERAYTVTISGGGLQFYPLAHPVRLLDTRAGQTGCDAPGAVIPGGSSRTQTAAGRTCDGLTIPASARSLVGNITTVQSGGGFLTLYPSDAAQPNVANSNYAANQILNNVFTVGLGAGDGAFKIFVTTDTNVVVDITGYYAPPAAGGLYFHPLPKPVRLMDTRAGQTACFNPGSPLQANSTTSQLGQTACDGVTIPAGAQALVGNATTVNPLSNGFLTLFPADAAQPLAASSNFQTGINMNAPFTVGLSPSGQFNIFTAATTDLVIDVLGYFSAQASDSNGQGLLFNSLAHPVRLLETRQGFTGCTTHSGLPMAAGTENLQPVRGTCDGVTIANNALGIVGNATVINQTSNGFLTFWPSDAASRPLAATSNYRLGQVFNRHFTVGLGTSDGRFKIFSSATTDLIIDVSGFFAP encoded by the coding sequence ATGAAGTTGAATCGCTCAATCGAAAAAGTTTCACTCATAGCTCTTAGCGCGGCGTTCATCGTTGCAGTTGCCTGCTTTATCGCGGGCGTATCACCCATTCAGATACCCGCAGCCACGGCGGCCCCAGTGGTCGCCTGTCCGCCCTCAAGCATTGACGGCGTCATCGGCAGCGGCAGCACGGACTGGCCATTTGTCACCGGCAACCAAACCTCAAGATTATTTCGCAACGCTGTTGAATCCAGTTGCGGCACACAAAAACCCACACCTACGCTGACCGATGTCGGCACGCAGTTCAAATTCGACGCGTTCTCGTTCAGCAACACTACGGCCCTTCCGATTTGCGTCACTGTCATCACCACGCCCACTGCCAACGGCCAGTTGTTCGCGGCTGCGTATGACGGCAGCTTCAACCCCAATAATGTACAAGCAAACTACCTGGGCGATGCGGGCGACAGCGACGGAACGCATGCCTTCTCTTTTGTCGTGCCTGGCAATCACAACTTTGTAATCGTACAGAGCCGCGTTAATACCGCCGCCAACCCGCCGTCGCTGGCGTACAGCTTCAAAGTGTTGGGCGTTCCGACCTGCAATTCCTGCCCGCCCCAGATCATCAGCGGAACCATTGGCAGCGGTAGCGCACAATGGCCAGCAACGATTGACACTCAAACGGGCCGGCTCTTCCGGGATGCGGTCGCCTCGGTTTGCAGTCCGGCCAAACCTGTTCCCAGCGTTACAGACGCTTCGACACAGTTCACTTATGACGCGTACACCTTTCTGAACACTTCAGTGTCAACGGTTTGCGTCACCGTCAACACCACAGCGGGCGCGCCAAACCAGATTCTGACGGCTGCATACCTGGATCGCTACAATCGCCTGGACGTACAGGAAAATTACCTTGGTGACGCGGGCAACAGTGATCAATTGCGTAGTTTTTCGTTCAACGTGCCGGGCAAGCGTTCGTTCACCATTGTCCAGAGCCGCGTCAATACCGCCGCCAATCCCACTTCGCTGGATTATTTTTTCAGTGTCAGTGGACTGACGGGTTGTACGGCTTGTCCGGTCATAGACATCTCTCCCAATGCGATCCCCAACGCGCGAATGGGGCAATCTTACAGCCAGCAACTGACGCGAACTGGCGGAGCAGCTTCGGGCACGTGGAGCATTGTGAAAGGCTCGCTGCCAAGTGGTCTGACGCTCAATCCTTCAACGGGCTTGCTTTCCGGCACGCCAACGGTGTCGGGCAACTTCAACTTTTCGGCGCGGTTCACGGACAGCAATGGCTGCCTGGGCGAAATACGTTATTTTTTGCAAGTCGTTGTTTGCCCAACGATTGACCTGACACCCAGCACACTATCCAGCGCCACAGTCGGCGTCCCGTACAGCCAGCAATTGGGCACGACAGCGGGCACGCCGACATTTACCTTCAGCTTATTTGCAGGTTCGTTGCCACCCGGATTGACGCTTTCTTCCAGCGGATTGATTTCCGGCACGCTGACGTCAGCCTCTTCGACAAACTTTACCGTCAGGGTCACGGACGCGTTTGGCTGTATAGGAAACCGGACCTACACCATCATCGGTTGTAACGTCGTCACAGTGAATCCGGCGACGGCGGCCAATGGTTTTGCCGGCCAGTCATATACGCAAAACTTTTCGCAATCGGGCGGAGCAGGAACCATCACTTGGAGCGTCAGCGCGGGAGCGTTGCCGCCTGGACTGACGCAAAACACCGGCACAGGAGCCATTACCGGAACACCGACAGTCGTTGGAACATTCGACTTTACAGCCAGAGCAACCTCTTTCAACGGTTGTTTTGGCGAACGCGCTTACACCGTGACGATTTCCGGCGGCGGGTTGCAGTTCTATCCACTGGCCCATCCGGTTCGTTTGCTGGACACCAGAGCCGGCCAAACGGGATGCGACGCTCCGGGCGCAGTGATTCCCGGTGGAAGTTCGCGGACGCAAACGGCAGCGGGCAGAACCTGTGATGGGTTGACGATTCCAGCTAGCGCACGATCCCTGGTGGGCAACATCACAACGGTTCAATCCGGCGGCGGCTTTTTGACGCTTTATCCCAGCGACGCCGCTCAACCCAACGTCGCCAACTCAAACTATGCGGCGAACCAGATTTTGAACAATGTTTTCACGGTCGGGCTTGGCGCGGGCGATGGAGCCTTCAAAATCTTCGTCACCACGGACACTAACGTCGTCGTTGACATCACGGGGTATTACGCGCCTCCGGCGGCGGGCGGGCTGTACTTTCATCCACTGCCCAAGCCGGTTCGGTTGATGGATACGCGAGCCGGACAAACCGCCTGCTTCAATCCGGGATCGCCGCTTCAGGCGAATTCCACAACTTCGCAACTGGGACAGACGGCCTGTGACGGCGTCACCATTCCGGCGGGAGCGCAGGCTTTGGTGGGCAACGCCACGACGGTCAATCCGCTGAGCAACGGCTTTCTGACGCTGTTCCCGGCGGACGCCGCGCAACCGTTGGCCGCCAGTTCAAACTTCCAGACGGGCATTAACATGAATGCTCCGTTCACCGTCGGGTTATCACCAAGCGGGCAGTTCAATATCTTCACCGCCGCGACGACGGATTTGGTGATTGATGTGTTGGGATATTTCAGTGCGCAGGCGAGCGATTCGAACGGGCAAGGATTGCTGTTCAATTCGCTGGCGCATCCGGTGCGGTTGCTGGAAACGCGTCAGGGCTTTACGGGTTGCACCACACACAGCGGCTTGCCGATGGCCGCAGGCACGGAAAATTTGCAGCCCGTGCGCGGAACCTGTGACGGCGTGACCATTGCCAACAACGCTTTGGGCATTGTCGGCAACGCAACGGTCATCAATCAGACCAGCAACGGATTTCTGACCTTCTGGCCCAGCGATGCGGCGTCGCGGCCATTGGCTGCAACGTCGAACTACCGATTGGGCCAGGTGTTTAACCGGCATTTCACCGTCGGACTGGGAACGTCGGATGGACGATTCAAAATCTTTTCGTCCGCGACGACCGACTTGATCATTGATGTGTCGGGATTTTTCGCGCCATAA
- a CDS encoding carboxypeptidase regulatory-like domain-containing protein produces MKTKFPAVVFLPVALCCATMIAFAQQPATPSETPKNGSIKGRVTGNDGQPLASIPVMAIPFGRSGIRRQGPGQPMAMPSQTVTDDEGNFEFPNLAPASYFISASIPGYVAPMPEGSEGEEATGNLYRLGEFANITLVKGGVITGKVHNANGEPLTGVNVSAIRIGNVNGETDELSAARSFGRNWRTDDRGVYRIYGLIPGSYIVQAGQMGDQGRALSPYREDAPTYYPSSARDAAIPLAVRPGDELTGVDIRYRADKGHSVGGRAVIAATANKANNQTSNNDFGGMEILLNVAGTDSVVATTFQSDRSQTRGFAFYNIPDGEYELSARRGVGATESDLVSEPRHVSVRGADVSGVQLSLTPLALLSGKVTLEHAAANSAAACPSPRRSFTEEVLLSVHHVDAANDNRKSAPLRPIAPSPSGDFLFRNLEAGRWRLSVNLPDETWYVRSIQSGSPATPTAATATRKTAPAMTAAANLGRSGALLKSGEKLTNVTITIAEGAAGLKGSLSESGKGKMQIHLIPAEKEYADDVLRYAQTNTTGEGSFQFKNITPGKYLLLAKPAKDDSNKLSWDAAQRATLRKEAEAAGNAVELAACQRHDDFKLSVK; encoded by the coding sequence ATGAAGACGAAATTCCCAGCAGTTGTTTTTTTGCCCGTCGCGCTTTGCTGCGCAACGATGATCGCCTTCGCGCAGCAACCGGCGACTCCATCCGAAACGCCGAAAAACGGCTCGATTAAAGGACGCGTGACGGGAAACGATGGGCAACCATTGGCCAGCATTCCGGTAATGGCGATTCCGTTTGGACGCAGCGGCATTCGCAGGCAAGGCCCCGGTCAACCGATGGCAATGCCTTCGCAAACTGTCACCGATGACGAAGGAAATTTCGAGTTCCCCAACTTGGCTCCTGCGTCTTATTTCATTTCAGCTTCGATCCCAGGATATGTTGCGCCAATGCCTGAAGGCTCTGAAGGTGAAGAAGCTACCGGCAATCTTTATCGGCTGGGCGAATTTGCCAACATCACATTGGTGAAAGGCGGCGTCATCACCGGCAAAGTTCATAACGCCAACGGCGAACCGCTGACGGGCGTCAACGTCAGCGCCATTCGCATCGGCAATGTCAACGGCGAAACCGACGAGTTATCCGCAGCGCGAAGCTTCGGGCGCAATTGGCGAACCGATGATCGAGGCGTTTACCGAATTTACGGATTGATTCCCGGCTCATACATTGTGCAGGCGGGACAAATGGGAGATCAGGGCAGAGCGCTTTCGCCTTACAGGGAGGATGCGCCGACGTATTACCCGTCTTCGGCACGCGATGCGGCGATTCCCCTTGCCGTTCGTCCCGGCGATGAATTAACCGGCGTGGACATTCGCTACCGCGCGGACAAAGGTCACTCGGTTGGCGGCAGAGCCGTGATTGCCGCGACCGCCAACAAGGCAAACAACCAGACAAGCAACAATGATTTTGGCGGAATGGAAATTCTGCTGAACGTGGCCGGAACCGATTCCGTCGTAGCGACAACGTTTCAATCCGACCGAAGCCAGACGCGCGGCTTTGCGTTTTACAACATCCCCGATGGCGAATATGAACTCTCTGCCCGACGAGGCGTTGGCGCAACCGAAAGCGATCTGGTTTCCGAACCGCGCCACGTTTCCGTTCGCGGCGCGGACGTTTCCGGCGTTCAACTCAGCTTGACTCCACTGGCATTGCTGAGCGGCAAAGTCACTCTCGAACACGCCGCAGCCAATTCCGCAGCGGCCTGCCCTTCGCCCAGGCGTTCGTTTACTGAAGAAGTTTTGCTGTCGGTGCATCACGTAGATGCTGCCAACGACAATCGAAAATCCGCGCCGCTTCGCCCCATTGCGCCATCGCCGAGCGGAGATTTTTTATTTCGCAATCTGGAAGCCGGTCGCTGGCGGTTGTCCGTCAATTTGCCGGATGAAACCTGGTACGTTCGGTCAATTCAATCCGGAAGTCCGGCCACCCCAACCGCCGCCACCGCCACGCGCAAAACTGCGCCAGCGATGACGGCGGCGGCAAACCTGGGCCGCAGCGGAGCCTTGCTGAAATCCGGAGAAAAGCTGACCAACGTCACCATCACCATCGCCGAAGGCGCAGCCGGATTGAAAGGCAGTTTGTCCGAATCCGGCAAAGGCAAAATGCAAATCCATCTAATCCCTGCGGAAAAAGAATACGCCGACGATGTGCTGCGCTACGCGCAAACCAACACCACCGGCGAAGGTTCTTTCCAGTTCAAAAACATCACGCCGGGCAAATACCTGCTGCTGGCCAAACCGGCCAAAGACGATTCCAACAAATTGTCCTGGGATGCCGCGCAGCGCGCAACACTGCGCAAAGAAGCCGAAGCCGCAGGCAACGCCGTTGAGTTGGCTGCCTGCCAACGGCACGACGATTTCAAGCTGAGCGTGAAATGA